The Halogranum gelatinilyticum genome contains a region encoding:
- a CDS encoding endonuclease/exonuclease/phosphatase family protein yields MTEPSETTTRSETSDDAPRTDGGTVDDRGDDVGTADTVRVMTFNVRYDTAEDGDLAWPNRKEHVASVIRFHRPDVVGLQEPLEHQLDYLREQLPAYDWVGVGRIDGEAEGEHGPVGFRRDRFTLRDHNTFWLSETPHVTGSKHPEASYPRMATWVELHDERAGATFVACNTHFEHRSARAREESAHLLRRRLTDVAGDLPTVVVGDLNCTEDDPPYRVLTAVEGDGRRLYDAQYHAIYGHHGPTLTFNRFDGETKKIDYVFVTEDASAVQHAVVADHWDGEPPSDHAPVVADVRFTN; encoded by the coding sequence ATGACCGAACCGAGCGAGACGACGACGCGGAGTGAGACGAGCGACGATGCCCCACGGACCGACGGCGGCACGGTCGACGACCGCGGCGACGACGTCGGCACCGCCGACACCGTTCGCGTCATGACCTTCAACGTCCGGTACGACACGGCCGAGGACGGCGACCTCGCGTGGCCGAACCGCAAGGAGCACGTCGCGAGCGTGATCCGGTTTCACCGCCCCGACGTGGTCGGCCTACAGGAGCCACTGGAACACCAGCTCGACTATCTGCGCGAGCAGCTGCCCGCCTACGACTGGGTCGGCGTCGGCCGAATCGACGGCGAGGCAGAAGGCGAACACGGTCCCGTCGGCTTCCGTCGCGACCGCTTCACGCTCCGTGACCACAACACCTTCTGGCTCTCGGAGACGCCCCACGTCACCGGCAGCAAGCATCCCGAGGCGTCCTATCCGCGGATGGCGACGTGGGTCGAACTCCACGACGAGCGCGCCGGGGCGACGTTCGTCGCCTGCAACACCCACTTCGAGCACCGGAGCGCGCGGGCTCGCGAGGAGAGTGCCCACCTCCTCCGTCGCCGCCTCACCGACGTCGCGGGCGACCTTCCGACGGTCGTCGTCGGCGACCTGAACTGTACCGAGGACGACCCACCGTACCGGGTGCTCACCGCCGTCGAGGGCGACGGCCGTCGGCTCTACGACGCGCAGTATCACGCCATCTACGGCCACCACGGGCCGACCCTGACGTTCAACCGCTTCGACGGCGAGACGAAGAAGATCGACTACGTGTTCGTCACCGAGGACGCCTCGGCGGTCCAACACGCGGTCGTCGCCGACCACTGGGATGGCGAACCGCCCTCCGACCACGCACCCGTCGTCGCGGACGTGCGGTTCACGAACTGA